One window of Microcoleus vaginatus PCC 9802 genomic DNA carries:
- a CDS encoding HAD family hydrolase has protein sequence MVNIKCRGITFSNIEAVIFDKDGTLEDSQEFLRLLGIKRSRLADAQIPGVGEPLQMAFGIEGGSIDPTGLLAVGSRRENEIVAAGYIAETGRGWLESLSIARRAFDEADEMFKNSAVSPLFVGSLEVLKYLSEAGLKLGILSAATTEVVQKFVKHHALGDYIQLEMGVDSTVHKPDPKLFLQACEKLGVTPAATLMVGDSAGDIQMGKNAGAAGCIGICWGNAQVSYLENADVAIASLDEIKILAD, from the coding sequence TTGGTAAATATTAAATGTCGGGGTATTACCTTCTCCAATATCGAAGCCGTAATCTTTGATAAAGACGGCACTCTAGAGGATTCTCAAGAATTTTTGAGACTCTTGGGGATTAAGCGATCGCGCCTCGCAGATGCTCAAATTCCGGGCGTTGGAGAGCCTTTACAAATGGCTTTCGGTATCGAAGGCGGCAGCATTGACCCTACGGGCTTGCTAGCAGTCGGTAGTCGCAGGGAAAATGAGATTGTTGCAGCGGGATACATCGCCGAAACCGGCAGGGGATGGCTGGAATCTTTAAGTATTGCGCGCCGCGCTTTTGACGAAGCTGACGAAATGTTTAAAAATAGTGCTGTTTCTCCTTTATTTGTCGGCAGTTTGGAAGTGCTGAAATATCTTTCGGAAGCGGGTTTAAAACTGGGAATTCTTTCGGCGGCTACGACGGAGGTTGTGCAGAAATTTGTGAAACACCACGCATTAGGTGACTACATTCAGTTAGAAATGGGAGTGGACTCAACGGTTCATAAACCCGACCCGAAATTGTTTTTGCAAGCTTGTGAGAAACTCGGAGTAACTCCCGCAGCAACTTTGATGGTGGGAGATTCAGCGGGCGATATTCAGATGGGTAAAAATGCGGGCGCGGCTGGCTGTATCGGCATTTGTTGGGGGAATGCCCAGGTTAGTTATTTGGAAAACGCTGATGTGGCGATCGCATCTTTGGATGAAATTAAAATTTTAGCAGATTGA
- a CDS encoding photosystem II reaction center protein T: MESVAYILILALAIGVLFFAIAFREPPRIGK, translated from the coding sequence ATGGAAAGTGTTGCTTACATTTTGATTCTGGCTTTAGCCATAGGCGTACTATTTTTTGCGATCGCCTTTCGGGAACCTCCCCGGATTGGCAAATAA
- a CDS encoding photosystem I reaction center subunit IX, producing the protein MQYFVRFLSTAPVLAILWLSIQGAALIEFNRFFPDLLFHPMP; encoded by the coding sequence ATGCAATATTTTGTCAGGTTTCTTTCGACCGCACCAGTATTGGCTATCCTTTGGCTATCTATTCAAGGCGCGGCTTTAATTGAATTTAACCGTTTTTTCCCAGACCTGCTTTTCCATCCGATGCCTTAA
- a CDS encoding Photosystem I reaction center subunit III, whose protein sequence is MRRLFAAILVLSVWFSFAPVASAYNLVPCKDSPEFQELAKNARSTNGDPASAKARFDRYSQAMCGPEGYPHLIVDGNLSRAGDFLIPSILFLYMAGWIGWVGRSYLQVTKKSATPEEKEIIIDVPLALRCMLSGFLWPLAAITSITSGEMFAKEDEITVSPR, encoded by the coding sequence ATGCGACGATTGTTTGCTGCAATTTTAGTGTTGAGTGTCTGGTTCAGTTTTGCTCCAGTTGCTTCGGCTTACAATTTAGTGCCGTGCAAAGACTCTCCCGAATTCCAGGAACTGGCTAAAAATGCGCGTTCTACGAATGGCGACCCGGCATCTGCGAAAGCGCGGTTCGATCGCTATTCTCAAGCTATGTGCGGCCCGGAAGGATACCCGCACTTAATCGTAGACGGCAACTTGAGCAGAGCAGGGGACTTTTTGATTCCTAGCATACTGTTCTTGTATATGGCAGGTTGGATTGGTTGGGTGGGCCGTTCTTATCTGCAAGTTACCAAAAAATCAGCAACACCAGAGGAAAAAGAGATTATTATCGACGTTCCTTTGGCTCTCAGATGTATGCTGAGCGGCTTTTTATGGCCTCTGGCAGCTATCACATCAATCACCAGCGGTGAAATGTTTGCCAAGGAAGACGAAATTACTGTTTCCCCCCGCTAA
- a CDS encoding N-acetyltransferase encodes MKIRDAEESDLPAIVQIYNAAIPGRMATADLKPVSVESRLPWYREHSPNSWPIWVMESEQNIVGWLSLQIFYGRAAYQHTAEVSIYVAPDRQRCGVGQKLLQSAIVRSPELKLKTLMGIIFAHNQPSVRLFEKFGFQRWGYLPQVAELDGVERDVVILGLRCL; translated from the coding sequence ATGAAAATCCGCGACGCAGAAGAAAGCGATTTGCCAGCAATTGTCCAAATATATAACGCAGCAATACCGGGCAGAATGGCCACAGCAGATTTAAAACCAGTCTCAGTCGAAAGTCGCCTTCCCTGGTACAGAGAACACTCCCCCAATTCCTGGCCGATTTGGGTAATGGAATCAGAACAAAATATTGTTGGCTGGCTGAGTTTGCAGATTTTCTACGGACGCGCGGCCTATCAGCATACAGCAGAAGTTAGCATCTACGTCGCACCCGATCGCCAACGCTGCGGAGTCGGACAAAAATTATTGCAATCGGCAATTGTGCGGAGTCCAGAATTGAAGCTTAAAACTCTCATGGGAATAATCTTTGCTCACAATCAGCCGAGTGTAAGATTGTTTGAGAAATTTGGCTTTCAGCGCTGGGGATATCTGCCACAAGTTGCCGAACTTGACGGCGTGGAAAGAGATGTCGTAATTCTGGGTTTGCGTTGTCTGTAG
- a CDS encoding S1 RNA-binding domain-containing protein produces MVNLKTTVKDIGFTHEDFAALLDKYDYHFSPGDVVAGTVFSIEPRGALIDIGAKTAAYIPIQEMSINRVESPEEVLQSNETREFFILTDENEDGQLTLSIRRIEYMRAWERVRQLQAEDATVRSQVFATNRGGALVRIEGLRGFIPGSHISTRKPKEELVAEELPLKFLEVDEDRNRLVLSHRRALVERKMNRLEVGEVVIGTVRGIKPYGAFIDIGGVSGLLHISEISHDHIDTPHSVFNVNDEVKVMIIDLDAERGRISLSTKQLEPEPGAMVKNRELVYEKAEEMAAKFREKMLAQKQAKAGIDIPVDSTDADDDFSDELEDVPSAMEEDLPEVAPEAAPEAAPEAAPEAAPEAVLDVEEEIPPATEE; encoded by the coding sequence ATGGTCAATCTCAAAACCACAGTCAAAGACATCGGCTTTACTCACGAAGATTTTGCAGCCCTACTTGATAAATATGACTATCACTTTAGCCCGGGCGATGTAGTAGCGGGTACAGTTTTTAGTATAGAACCCAGGGGCGCTCTGATTGATATCGGTGCTAAAACAGCAGCGTACATTCCCATTCAGGAAATGTCGATCAATCGAGTCGAAAGCCCTGAAGAGGTATTGCAATCAAACGAAACTAGAGAATTTTTCATCCTTACCGATGAAAATGAAGACGGACAATTAACCCTGTCCATCCGGCGCATCGAGTATATGCGGGCGTGGGAAAGAGTGCGACAACTGCAAGCAGAAGATGCCACAGTACGATCGCAAGTATTTGCCACCAACCGTGGCGGCGCACTCGTGAGAATAGAAGGCTTGCGAGGCTTTATTCCCGGTTCTCATATAAGTACCCGCAAACCGAAGGAAGAATTAGTCGCCGAAGAATTACCATTAAAATTCTTAGAGGTAGACGAAGACCGCAACCGCCTAGTGTTGAGTCATCGTCGCGCCTTAGTTGAGCGCAAGATGAACCGCCTCGAAGTCGGCGAAGTCGTCATCGGTACAGTACGCGGTATCAAGCCTTACGGTGCCTTTATCGACATCGGCGGCGTCAGCGGCTTGCTGCACATCTCGGAAATTTCACACGATCACATCGATACGCCTCATAGCGTCTTCAATGTCAACGACGAAGTGAAAGTGATGATCATTGACTTGGATGCCGAGAGGGGCCGGATTTCTCTCTCCACCAAGCAGTTGGAACCGGAACCGGGCGCGATGGTCAAAAATCGCGAATTGGTGTACGAAAAAGCTGAGGAAATGGCAGCTAAGTTCCGGGAGAAAATGCTGGCTCAAAAGCAAGCTAAAGCAGGCATAGACATTCCTGTAGACTCAACTGATGCTGATGATGACTTCTCCGACGAACTCGAAGATGTGCCCTCAGCAATGGAAGAGGATCTGCCGGAAGTAGCACCCGAAGCAGCACCCGAAGCAGCACCCGAAGCAGCACCCGAAGCAGCACCCGAAGCAGTATTAGATGTAGAGGAAGAAATCCCTCCTGCGACGGAAGAATAA
- the psbB gene encoding photosystem II chlorophyll-binding protein CP47, with protein MGLPWYRVHTVVLNDPGRLISVHLMHTALVAGWAGSMALYELAVFDPTDPVLNPMWRQGMFVLPFMTRLGVTGSWGGWSITGEGNVDPGFWSFEGVAVAHIILSGLLFLAAVWHWVFWDLELFRDPRTGEPALDLPKMFGIHLFLSGLLCFGFGAFHLSGLFGPGMWVSDPYGLTGHVQPVAPSWGPEGFDPYNPGGIVAHHIAAGVVGVIAGLFHLTVRPPERLYKALRMGNIETVLSSSIAAVFFAAFVVAGTMWYGSAATPIELFGPTRYQWDSGYFGQEIDRRAQASLAGGQSFQQAYEQIPEKLAFYDYVGNSPAKGGLFRAGAMVNGDGIAKSWLGHPVFTDSEGRVLSVRRLPNFFETFPVILTDKDGVVRADIPFRRAESKYSFEQSGVTVSFYGGELNGQTFDNPQDVKKFARDAQKGEVFEFDRETLNSDGVFRTSTRGWFTFGHVCFALLFFFGHIWHGSRTIFRDVFAGVEADLEEQVEWGLFQKVGDVTTRREESI; from the coding sequence ATGGGACTACCCTGGTATCGCGTACACACAGTCGTCTTAAATGACCCAGGCCGATTGATTTCTGTACACTTAATGCACACTGCCCTCGTGGCAGGTTGGGCCGGCTCAATGGCCCTTTATGAACTAGCAGTTTTTGATCCCACAGACCCAGTTCTGAACCCAATGTGGCGTCAAGGGATGTTCGTGTTGCCCTTCATGACTCGCTTGGGAGTTACGGGTTCTTGGGGCGGTTGGAGCATCACCGGCGAAGGTAACGTCGATCCGGGCTTCTGGTCCTTTGAAGGCGTCGCCGTTGCTCACATCATCCTCTCGGGCCTGCTGTTCTTAGCAGCAGTTTGGCACTGGGTATTTTGGGACTTAGAACTTTTCAGAGACCCTCGCACCGGTGAACCAGCCCTCGACTTGCCAAAAATGTTTGGCATTCACCTGTTCCTCTCCGGCTTGCTCTGCTTCGGCTTTGGCGCATTTCACCTTTCGGGACTTTTTGGCCCGGGAATGTGGGTTTCCGATCCCTACGGCCTGACCGGTCACGTCCAGCCAGTGGCGCCTTCTTGGGGCCCTGAAGGCTTTGACCCGTATAATCCGGGCGGCATCGTGGCTCACCACATTGCAGCGGGCGTAGTCGGCGTAATTGCCGGTTTGTTCCACTTGACAGTGCGGCCGCCGGAACGTCTTTACAAAGCCCTGCGGATGGGGAATATCGAAACTGTACTTTCTAGCAGTATCGCTGCCGTGTTCTTCGCAGCCTTTGTAGTTGCGGGTACGATGTGGTACGGTTCTGCTGCCACTCCGATCGAACTTTTTGGCCCGACTCGCTATCAGTGGGACAGCGGCTATTTCGGACAAGAAATCGATCGCAGAGCTCAAGCTAGCTTGGCCGGTGGCCAAAGCTTCCAACAAGCTTACGAACAAATTCCCGAAAAATTGGCTTTCTACGACTACGTGGGCAACTCTCCTGCTAAAGGCGGTTTGTTCCGGGCCGGCGCGATGGTCAACGGCGACGGTATTGCTAAATCTTGGCTGGGCCATCCAGTATTTACTGATAGCGAAGGTCGGGTATTGTCGGTTCGCCGCCTCCCCAACTTCTTTGAAACTTTCCCAGTAATTTTGACGGACAAAGATGGGGTCGTTCGCGCTGACATCCCCTTCCGCCGTGCTGAATCAAAATACAGCTTTGAACAAAGCGGAGTTACCGTAAGCTTCTACGGTGGCGAACTTAACGGTCAAACCTTTGATAATCCTCAGGATGTTAAAAAGTTTGCTCGCGATGCTCAAAAAGGTGAAGTGTTTGAATTCGATCGTGAAACCTTGAATTCTGACGGGGTGTTCCGCACTTCGACTCGCGGTTGGTTCACTTTCGGACACGTTTGCTTTGCTTTGCTATTCTTCTTCGGCCATATCTGGCACGGTTCTCGGACTATTTTCCGCGACGTGTTTGCTGGAGTTGAGGCTGACCTGGAAGAACAAGTCGAGTGGGGCCTGTTCCAAAAGGTGGGCGACGTAACTACAAGAAGAGAAGAATCTATCTAG
- the nrdR gene encoding transcriptional regulator NrdR — protein sequence MRCSSCQHTNSRVLESRSAESGQSIRRRRECLSCQHRFTTYERIEFVPITVIKRDGKRESFDRSKLVRGLIRACEKTGLSSGHLETLAEEIEAQLQGRSLREIASSEIGELVLLHLRPLSEVAYVRFASVYRQFRGIRDFVDTLNHLQNPLNEPEDAETRPNFEADLPDSESVDRESPASCASPS from the coding sequence ATGCGCTGTTCCTCCTGCCAACACACCAATAGCCGCGTTCTAGAATCGCGTTCAGCCGAATCAGGTCAAAGCATCCGTCGGCGGCGTGAGTGTTTGAGCTGCCAGCACCGCTTCACAACTTACGAACGCATAGAATTTGTACCGATTACGGTGATCAAGCGGGATGGCAAGCGCGAATCTTTTGACAGGTCAAAATTAGTCAGGGGATTGATTCGGGCCTGCGAAAAAACCGGTTTGTCTTCCGGGCATCTCGAAACTCTGGCCGAAGAAATCGAGGCCCAACTCCAAGGTCGATCGCTCCGAGAAATCGCCAGCTCAGAAATAGGGGAACTGGTGCTGTTGCACCTGCGGCCGCTCAGCGAAGTCGCTTATGTCCGTTTTGCCTCCGTATATCGGCAATTTCGAGGCATCCGAGATTTTGTAGATACCCTAAATCACCTTCAGAATCCCCTCAACGAACCTGAAGATGCAGAAACTAGACCCAATTTTGAGGCAGATTTGCCGGATTCGGAATCAGTCGATCGAGAAAGCCCCGCATCCTGCGCTAGTCCCAGCTAA
- the tsaD gene encoding tRNA (adenosine(37)-N6)-threonylcarbamoyltransferase complex transferase subunit TsaD translates to MATIFAIETSCDETAAAIVKNRQVCSNVVASQIKIHEQFGGVVPEVASRSHLEMLNQVIAQCLGEANLSWSEIDGIAATCAPGLVGALLVGLTAAKSLAIVHQKPFLGVHHLEGHIYASYLTEPDLQPPFLCLLVSGGHTSFIYVKDCGVYETVGHTRDDAAGEAFDKVARLLQLGYPGGPLIDKLAALGNPQAYPLPEGRISLPGGGYHPYDSSFSGLKTAVLQLVQKLKKQNNNGGAEGILPASTINDIAASFQETVAKGLTKRAIDCAVNFGLTTIVVGGGVAANSGLRKHLQAAAAKHNLRVLFPPLKYCTDNAAMIGCAAAEHLQRGHTSPLTLGPNSRMAVSDIMELYKSH, encoded by the coding sequence ATGGCAACCATTTTCGCGATCGAAACAAGTTGTGACGAAACCGCAGCAGCGATTGTTAAGAATCGTCAAGTTTGCAGCAATGTTGTAGCATCACAAATTAAAATCCACGAGCAGTTTGGCGGAGTAGTGCCGGAAGTGGCTTCGCGGAGTCACCTAGAAATGCTAAATCAGGTAATTGCCCAGTGTCTAGGTGAAGCAAACCTGAGTTGGTCAGAAATTGACGGCATTGCAGCGACTTGTGCCCCCGGTTTAGTAGGTGCATTGTTAGTCGGGCTGACAGCGGCGAAAAGCTTGGCAATCGTCCATCAAAAACCTTTTTTAGGCGTCCACCACCTCGAAGGGCACATCTACGCTTCTTACCTTACCGAACCCGACTTGCAGCCACCGTTTTTGTGTTTGTTAGTTTCCGGGGGACACACTAGCTTTATTTATGTCAAAGATTGCGGCGTTTATGAAACTGTAGGACACACGCGCGACGACGCCGCCGGCGAAGCTTTTGATAAAGTTGCGAGACTGTTGCAGCTAGGATATCCCGGCGGGCCGCTGATTGACAAATTGGCCGCCCTTGGCAATCCCCAAGCATACCCTCTACCAGAAGGCAGAATTTCCTTGCCTGGTGGCGGCTACCATCCTTACGACAGTAGTTTTAGCGGGTTGAAAACCGCAGTTTTGCAATTAGTACAGAAACTCAAGAAACAAAATAACAATGGGGGTGCGGAAGGCATCTTGCCTGCCTCTACAATTAATGATATTGCGGCCAGCTTTCAGGAAACAGTAGCCAAGGGTTTAACGAAAAGAGCGATCGACTGCGCCGTAAATTTCGGGCTTACCACTATTGTAGTCGGTGGGGGAGTTGCAGCAAACAGCGGACTCCGAAAACACTTACAAGCAGCAGCAGCAAAACACAACTTGCGAGTATTGTTTCCGCCATTAAAATATTGTACAGACAACGCAGCAATGATCGGCTGTGCGGCGGCAGAACACTTGCAGCGAGGACACACATCGCCGCTGACTTTGGGACCAAATTCGCGGATGGCTGTCAGCGATATTATGGAACTCTACAAGAGTCATTAG
- a CDS encoding response regulator translates to MTSPQLSPENTPESIAPAALDNEQSAKTDAPFPIVGIAASAGGLEAFTELLSHLPIDTGMAFVLIQHLDPTHKSLLTEILARRTQMPVNEVKDGIAVEPNQVYVIPPNTKMVVCKGVLQLSPREKIYGKYMPGDAFFSSLAIDRGHKAIAVVLSGGDGDGSLGLKAIKAAGGMTFAQCQDTAKFDSMPNTAVATGNVDFVLPPEKIAEELAKYSHSPLLTCTITLAKVEESTEPGDALATIFALLKSTTGVDFSHYKPTTVARRIHRRMVLYKLESLDDYAQHLRQNSAEVKALYEEILIHVTSFFRDPEAFEKLKKLVFPTITQNKSANAPIRIWVAGCSTGEEVYSIAICLLEFLGDRVIPPPIQIFATDISEAAIGKARSGFYLENQMVDVSPERRTRFFIRPEAGGGYRIRKAVRELCVFARQDLGSDPPFSNLDLVSCRNVLIYLGESLQKKVMPIFHYSLNPTGFLLLGTSESTGKFSSLFTGLDKKNKIYAKKLTATRPIFSFTPSSYPVVKAAQQQEMNEETLINSLDLQRETEQMILNRYAPASVLVNEEMKILQVRGDIDPYLRVAAGTPDLNLLTMARPGLLVELRTAIYQAQTQNVTVRKERVVVESGRRSTMVNIEVMPFQPHSFTARYFLLLLEEVLPQALNFRIVTSESCDQDDLASENKCLKQALATANQEKTDAQVHLQSLIQALENLNQDLKIANEEILSSNEELQSTNEELETAKEEIQATNEELTTTNEELRSRNIEQSLVNNDLTNLLASINIPVLMLANDLQIRRFTPTAQEIFNLIPTDIGRPFSDIRSTLDVPDLEQMMLEVIHTLHTKEQEVQTLSGYWYNLRIRPYRTTENQIDGVVMVLIDIDSLKRSARSLEEARNYAETIVETVQTPLVALDANFRVNKANRSFYETFQVSSSETAQSSLFELGNGQWDIPQLRWILEDILVSDVELQNFEWNHVFEHIGQKTMLLNACKLERENKALMILLSIEDITERKQLEILRSQLLEHEQLARQQAESANRAKDEFLANLSHELRNPLTPILGWAQMLRSGVLKEAAANRALEVIERSARTQSQLIEDLLDIARITSGKLALDSSLIDLVLVVQAAVDGVQLSADAKNIQVVSQLSSATVLGDADRLQQVVWNLLSNAIKFTPAGGRVEVTLSVIENYAQLRVSDTGKGIRADLLPYIFDRFHQGDSTSVKANQGLGLGLSIVRHLVELHAGTVEADSPGEGQGSTMTLKLPLVALPQKLTSAINLKTIALAAPLNASTDIVPSLEGLHVLVVEDRIDTRELLAFVLESYGAEVLTVASARSAIVAMKENPGRYDVLISDIGMPEEDGYFLIREVRALAAEAGGEIPAVALTAYASDKERERAIEAGFQRHISKPVQPLQLALMVANLAGRF, encoded by the coding sequence ATGACTTCTCCTCAATTATCTCCAGAAAATACACCCGAATCGATCGCACCAGCCGCCCTCGACAACGAACAATCAGCAAAAACCGATGCCCCCTTTCCCATCGTTGGGATTGCCGCCTCAGCAGGAGGGTTAGAAGCCTTTACCGAGTTACTCAGCCATTTACCGATAGATACGGGTATGGCGTTTGTGCTGATTCAGCATTTAGACCCCACTCACAAAAGCCTGCTGACCGAGATTCTCGCCAGAAGGACGCAAATGCCTGTTAATGAGGTAAAAGACGGCATAGCTGTAGAGCCGAATCAAGTCTACGTTATTCCGCCCAACACCAAGATGGTGGTATGTAAAGGCGTGCTGCAACTATCTCCTCGCGAGAAGATTTATGGCAAATATATGCCGGGAGATGCCTTTTTTTCATCATTGGCGATCGATCGCGGCCACAAAGCAATCGCCGTAGTATTATCCGGGGGAGACGGAGACGGTTCACTGGGACTCAAGGCAATCAAAGCAGCCGGAGGCATGACTTTTGCTCAATGTCAAGATACAGCAAAATTCGATAGTATGCCGAATACCGCTGTTGCTACAGGAAATGTGGATTTTGTTCTGCCACCGGAAAAAATTGCCGAGGAACTGGCAAAATATAGTCACAGTCCGCTTCTAACTTGCACAATTACCCTAGCAAAAGTTGAAGAATCGACCGAACCGGGAGATGCCCTAGCAACTATTTTTGCACTGCTGAAATCGACCACAGGCGTTGATTTTAGCCACTACAAACCCACCACCGTCGCTCGACGCATCCATCGACGGATGGTATTGTACAAGCTGGAGAGCTTGGATGATTACGCCCAACACCTTAGACAAAATTCCGCTGAAGTCAAAGCTTTGTATGAAGAAATCCTGATCCACGTTACCAGTTTCTTCCGCGATCCCGAAGCCTTTGAAAAGTTAAAAAAGCTGGTTTTCCCCACGATTACCCAAAATAAATCGGCAAATGCTCCCATTCGGATTTGGGTGGCGGGATGTTCCACAGGTGAAGAAGTTTATTCGATCGCCATTTGCTTGTTAGAGTTTTTGGGCGATCGAGTTATCCCGCCGCCGATCCAGATTTTTGCCACGGATATCAGCGAGGCGGCGATCGGCAAAGCCCGGTCTGGTTTCTACTTAGAAAACCAGATGGTAGACGTTTCACCAGAACGGCGTACTCGCTTCTTTATTCGCCCCGAAGCAGGAGGTGGTTATAGAATCCGCAAGGCCGTCCGCGAACTGTGTGTATTTGCCCGACAAGACTTAGGTAGCGACCCGCCTTTTTCCAATCTCGATTTAGTTAGCTGTCGCAATGTGCTGATCTACTTGGGAGAGTCATTGCAAAAAAAAGTGATGCCGATTTTTCATTACAGTCTTAACCCAACAGGCTTTCTTCTGTTAGGCACTTCTGAGAGTACCGGAAAATTTTCATCATTATTTACTGGACTCGATAAAAAAAATAAAATATATGCCAAAAAGTTGACCGCGACTCGTCCCATTTTTTCGTTTACGCCGAGTTCCTATCCCGTCGTTAAAGCTGCTCAACAACAGGAAATGAATGAAGAAACTTTGATAAATAGCTTGGACTTGCAGCGAGAAACTGAGCAAATGATTTTGAATCGCTATGCCCCAGCCAGTGTACTTGTTAATGAGGAGATGAAAATCCTGCAAGTGCGGGGAGACATCGATCCTTACTTGAGAGTGGCAGCCGGAACGCCGGACTTAAACTTGCTGACAATGGCAAGGCCAGGCTTGCTTGTTGAGCTTCGCACCGCAATTTATCAGGCCCAGACGCAGAACGTGACCGTTAGGAAAGAAAGGGTTGTTGTGGAATCGGGCCGACGATCGACTATGGTCAATATTGAGGTGATGCCGTTCCAGCCGCACAGCTTCACAGCACGCTATTTTTTGCTGCTACTTGAAGAGGTTTTACCGCAAGCGCTCAATTTCCGCATCGTCACTTCTGAAAGCTGCGATCAAGATGATTTAGCTTCTGAAAATAAGTGCCTGAAGCAGGCCCTTGCCACCGCTAACCAAGAAAAAACTGATGCTCAAGTGCACCTGCAATCGCTGATCCAGGCTCTGGAAAATCTCAACCAAGACCTCAAAATTGCCAACGAAGAAATCCTATCGAGCAACGAGGAGTTGCAAAGCACCAACGAAGAACTAGAAACTGCCAAAGAAGAGATTCAAGCCACTAACGAGGAACTTACCACCACTAACGAGGAACTTCGCAGTCGAAATATTGAACAAAGCCTGGTAAATAACGATCTGACAAATTTGCTTGCTAGTATCAATATCCCTGTCTTAATGCTGGCAAACGATTTACAGATTCGACGCTTTACGCCAACGGCGCAGGAAATTTTTAATCTGATTCCCACAGATATTGGACGACCCTTTAGCGACATCCGATCGACTCTTGACGTTCCTGACTTGGAACAGATGATGTTGGAGGTGATTCATACTCTCCACACGAAAGAACAAGAAGTTCAAACTTTATCGGGATATTGGTACAATCTCCGCATTCGTCCCTACCGCACAACGGAAAACCAGATTGACGGTGTGGTGATGGTTTTGATCGATATTGATTCTCTAAAACGCAGTGCCAGAAGCTTGGAGGAGGCCCGAAACTACGCTGAAACCATCGTGGAAACTGTGCAAACGCCTTTAGTCGCGCTAGATGCTAATTTCCGAGTGAATAAAGCAAATCGATCGTTCTATGAAACGTTTCAGGTTTCATCCTCAGAAACAGCGCAATCTTCGCTGTTTGAGCTAGGAAACGGGCAGTGGGATATCCCGCAATTACGATGGATCTTGGAAGATATTCTGGTGAGTGATGTTGAGCTTCAAAACTTTGAGTGGAATCACGTGTTTGAGCACATCGGGCAGAAAACTATGCTGCTGAATGCTTGTAAACTCGAACGAGAAAACAAAGCTTTAATGATTCTGTTGTCGATCGAGGATATCACTGAGCGCAAGCAGTTGGAGATACTACGATCGCAGTTATTGGAGCATGAACAGTTGGCCCGCCAACAAGCAGAAAGTGCTAACCGTGCTAAAGATGAATTTCTCGCGAATCTCTCCCACGAACTCCGCAATCCCCTGACTCCGATCCTGGGATGGGCACAAATGCTGCGCTCCGGCGTGCTTAAGGAAGCAGCGGCTAATCGCGCTCTAGAAGTGATCGAGCGCAGCGCTAGGACGCAATCTCAGTTAATCGAAGATCTCCTGGATATTGCCAGGATTACGAGCGGCAAGCTCGCTCTTGATAGCAGTTTGATCGATCTGGTTTTGGTGGTGCAAGCTGCGGTGGATGGGGTTCAATTATCAGCGGATGCCAAAAATATTCAAGTTGTTTCGCAGTTGAGTTCTGCAACTGTTTTAGGCGATGCTGATAGATTGCAACAAGTTGTGTGGAATCTTCTGTCTAATGCAATTAAGTTTACTCCGGCGGGGGGACGAGTGGAAGTAACGCTGTCGGTGATCGAGAATTACGCTCAACTTCGAGTTAGCGACACGGGAAAAGGCATTCGGGCAGACTTGTTGCCGTATATTTTCGATCGTTTCCATCAAGGCGATTCCACCAGCGTCAAGGCTAATCAAGGGCTAGGATTGGGTTTGTCGATCGTGCGTCATCTGGTAGAATTGCACGCAGGAACGGTGGAAGCGGATAGTCCGGGTGAGGGACAAGGAAGTACAATGACTCTGAAATTGCCGCTGGTAGCCTTGCCTCAAAAGTTGACATCGGCTATCAATTTAAAAACAATTGCTTTGGCTGCGCCTTTGAATGCCTCTACCGATATTGTCCCCTCTCTCGAAGGCTTGCACGTTTTAGTTGTAGAGGATCGGATCGATACGCGCGAACTCTTAGCATTTGTGCTAGAAAGCTACGGGGCTGAGGTTTTGACGGTTGCATCTGCCAGAAGTGCGATCGTTGCTATGAAGGAAAACCCCGGCAGATATGACGTGCTAATCTCTGATATCGGAATGCCAGAGGAAGATGGGTATTTCTTAATTCGAGAAGTGCGAGCTCTTGCTGCAGAAGCCGGAGGAGAAATCCCAGCCGTTGCGCTGACTGCTTATGCGAGCGATAAAGAACGCGAAAGGGCGATCGAAGCGGGTTTTCAAAGGCATATTTCCAAACCCGTGCAGCCCCTTCAACTAGCATTAATGGTTGCCAATTTAGCGGGACGGTTTTAA